In the genome of Actinomadura luzonensis, the window TGGCGGCCGTCTGCTCGCCCTGGCGCAGCAGCCCTTCGCGCAGGTAGTACTTGATGGTGGGGATGGCCACGCCCGAGCGGGTGCTGAGTTCCGAGATGCGCATCGTTGGATAATACCGCTATCCAGTGCGGGCGACGTGGCGGGCCGCGCTGACCAGCTCCGGGATGTCGGCCTGCCGGTTCCACAGGAAGACCACCTCCAGCGGCGGCACGTCCTCCTTGATCGGCAGGAGCACCAGCCCGTCCGGCACCGGCGTGCCCTCGTGCACGCAGAGCGTGTAGCCGGCGCCGCGCTCCACCATCGTGACGGCCAGGTCGTGGGTGGCCGCGGCCGGTCCGAGCCGCGGGTGCAGCCGGTGGCGGACGAAGCCCTCCAGGAAGCGCCGCGCGCCCGCCACCGCGTCCGACTCGGGCATCACCAGCGGCTCGGCGGCCAGGTCCGCCAGCGACACCGCCTCCGCCCCGGCCAGCGCGTGGTCGCGGTGCACCAGCGCGCGCACGGGGAAGCGGTGGACCAGCATCCTGGCCACCCCGCGCGGCAGCGAGCCGGGGGCGTAGCCCAGCCCGGCCTGCAGGGTGCCGTCCACGATGGAGACGATCTGCTCGGCGGTGCTCATCGGGGCCACGCGCAGCCGCAGCCCGTGGAGCTGGGACAACACCCGGGCGGCCACGTCGGCCAGGCCGTCGGCCATGCCGAGCCGGGTGTCCCTGCCGGTGCTCCTGGCCGCCGCCACCGCCCGTTCGAAGGCGTCGACCGCGACCGTGGCCTGCGCGAGGAACGCCTCGCCCGCCTCGGTGAGCTGCACGCCGCTGGAGGAGCGGCTGAACAGCTCGACCCCGATCTCCTTCTCCAGCGCCCGGAGCTGCTCCGACAGCGTGGGCTGCGCGATGTGCAGCGCGGCGGCGGCCCGGCGCAGGCTGCCGGCCCGTGCGATCGCCATGGCGTACCGGACGTAGCGTAGATCCATCGCTCACCTCGGGGTGATGGTGATGGGCTATCGGTAGATCGCACCTCCGTATTACAAGACGGGACAGCTCCCGTGAAGACGCGCAGTCACCAGGGCAGGGTGGCGTTCCCCTGGAGCGGGTCCCGAGCGGCTGGTCGGGGACGTAGTCGCTGGTCGGGGGGCTGAGGGCGGGGTGAAGTTCCGGACGGCGGAGTGCCGGGTTGCGGGCGGCCGGAACGGTGGCGGGATGGCCCTAACAAGCGCTTGGCCGTGTGCTAGCGTGGTGCGGGTGGGGACCCAGGAGTTCGCCGGGCGGGCCGCCGTGGCCGGGATCGGGACGACGGCGCTGACCCGGCGCTCCGGGCGCACCGAGCTGGAGCTCGCCGCCGAGGCGTGCCGCGCCGCCTGCGCCGACGCGGGCCTGGCGCCCGCCGAGGTGGACGCCGTGCTCAGCTACCACCTGAACGACTCCGCGCCCGTCGTCCAGGTGGCCCGCGCCCTCGGCATCGAACGGCTCGGCTGGCACAACGACCTCGCCGGCGGCGGCACCCAGGCCGCCTCGATCCTCGGGGACGCCGCCCTGCTCATCCACGCCGGGCTGGCCAGGCACGTCCTGATCTACCGCGCGCTCAACGGCCGCTCGGGCAGGCGCATGAACACCGTCTCCACCGGGCCGCAGGAAGGCTACACCTACGGGCTGGCCGGCCCCGTCCCGCTGTTCGCGCTAGCCGCCACCCGCTACCTGCACGACACCGGGCTCGGCGCCGAGCACCTGCACGCGGTCGTCGCCCAGTCCAGGGAGAACGCCAAGGCCAACCCCCGGGCGCTGCGCCGCGAGCCCCTGGAGCTCGCCGGCTACCTCGCCCGCCCGTACGTCGCCACGCCGCTCCGCACCGTGGACTGCTGCCAGGAGACCGACGGGGCCTGCGCGCTGCTGGTCAGCGGCGCGCTGGACGGGCCCAGGGTGCGGGCCGTGGTGCGCGGGGGCGGGCCGGGCTGCTCCGCCATGGACCGGGCGGCCGACGTCACCGCGATCTTCTCGGCCCACGTGGCGCCCATGCTCTGGGACGCCTCGGGGATGCGGCCCGGGGACGTGGACGTCTTCCTCGCCTACGACGCGTACTCGTGGCTGGTGCCCCGGCAGCTGGAGGACTTCGGGCTGGCCGAGCGGGGGGAGCTGGGGGCGTACCTGCTGGAGCGCCGCCACGCCTGGGTCAACCCGCACGGCGGGCTGCTGTCGGAGGGGTACGTGCACGGGCTCAACAACACCGTCCAGGCG includes:
- a CDS encoding LysR family transcriptional regulator translates to MDLRYVRYAMAIARAGSLRRAAAALHIAQPTLSEQLRALEKEIGVELFSRSSSGVQLTEAGEAFLAQATVAVDAFERAVAAARSTGRDTRLGMADGLADVAARVLSQLHGLRLRVAPMSTAEQIVSIVDGTLQAGLGYAPGSLPRGVARMLVHRFPVRALVHRDHALAGAEAVSLADLAAEPLVMPESDAVAGARRFLEGFVRHRLHPRLGPAAATHDLAVTMVERGAGYTLCVHEGTPVPDGLVLLPIKEDVPPLEVVFLWNRQADIPELVSAARHVARTG
- a CDS encoding thiolase C-terminal domain-containing protein, which encodes MGTQEFAGRAAVAGIGTTALTRRSGRTELELAAEACRAACADAGLAPAEVDAVLSYHLNDSAPVVQVARALGIERLGWHNDLAGGGTQAASILGDAALLIHAGLARHVLIYRALNGRSGRRMNTVSTGPQEGYTYGLAGPVPLFALAATRYLHDTGLGAEHLHAVVAQSRENAKANPRALRREPLELAGYLARPYVATPLRTVDCCQETDGACALLVSGALDGPRVRAVVRGGGPGCSAMDRAADVTAIFSAHVAPMLWDASGMRPGDVDVFLAYDAYSWLVPRQLEDFGLAERGELGAYLLERRHAWVNPHGGLLSEGYVHGLNNTVQAVRELRGGAHEVALVTGFGGSYGSAALLTA